Proteins encoded by one window of Cystobacter ferrugineus:
- a CDS encoding S9 family peptidase, which produces MRLLLAAALLVSCAPALTQHPPTKPMPSVPDTFLRDYAETRRFMSGRPLAARITPDEKTVLFLRGQPRAPIQTLFAFDVASGEAREVLTPESILKGAEETLSPEEKARRERMRVSARGFTSYQLSEDGSNILVPLSGKLYLVERASGKSLELKTGEGVVDPRFSPDGKHVAYVRDNDVYRLELASNTERRVTKGGTPALTHGLAEFVAQEEMRRYSGWWWSPDARFIAYTESDTSGVEKLSLIDVMHPERGADTPAYPRPGKENAKVRLGVIPVSGGNTVWVKWDAQAYPYLATVVWPKKGPLTLLVQNRTQTEQKLLAVDPASGATRELLTEKDDAWLELDQSFPQWLEDGSGFLWYTERNGGPEVELRGADGALTRSLVKPEAGLREFVRYLEKEGALYFNGGPNPSESYLWRVKDGGAPEQVRPGTTGEAVETGTVSKSGALLLFTHSSPTSMPRTYVARADGSRVGELPSVAVEPPFTPRVEFRELGPLMFQSSLVRPRDAKPGEKLPVIVEVYAGPTVTVVHKSMAPHLLSQWMADQGYLIARFDGRGTPLRGAQWQRAVHLDFSGVTLEDQANAVHALAAAVPEVDESRVGIEGWSFGGYMAALAALNRPDVFKAAVSGAPVVDWLDYDTHYTERYLGLPQQHPEAYEKSSLLTYARDADKPISPLLLIHGTADDNVYFFHTLKLSDALFRAGKYHELLPLSGLTHMVPDPLVTQRQYEWVMGHFKRHLQR; this is translated from the coding sequence ATGCGACTCCTGCTCGCCGCCGCGTTGCTCGTCTCCTGCGCTCCCGCACTGACCCAGCACCCCCCGACCAAGCCCATGCCCTCCGTTCCCGACACCTTCCTGCGTGACTACGCCGAGACGCGCCGCTTCATGAGTGGCCGTCCCCTGGCCGCCCGCATCACCCCCGACGAGAAGACCGTCCTCTTCCTGCGCGGTCAGCCCCGCGCGCCCATCCAGACGCTGTTCGCCTTCGACGTGGCGAGTGGCGAGGCCCGGGAGGTGCTCACCCCCGAGTCCATCCTCAAGGGCGCCGAGGAGACCCTGTCCCCCGAGGAGAAGGCCCGCCGCGAGCGCATGCGCGTGAGCGCCCGGGGCTTCACCTCGTACCAGTTGTCCGAGGACGGCTCGAACATCCTCGTGCCGCTGTCCGGCAAGCTCTACCTGGTGGAGCGCGCGAGCGGAAAGTCCCTGGAGCTCAAGACGGGCGAGGGCGTCGTCGATCCGCGCTTCTCCCCGGACGGCAAGCACGTGGCGTACGTGCGCGACAACGACGTGTACCGCCTGGAGCTGGCCTCCAACACGGAGCGCCGGGTCACCAAGGGGGGCACGCCCGCGCTCACCCATGGCCTGGCCGAGTTCGTCGCCCAGGAGGAGATGCGCCGCTACTCCGGCTGGTGGTGGAGCCCGGACGCGCGCTTCATCGCCTATACGGAGTCGGACACCTCGGGCGTGGAGAAGCTCTCGCTCATCGACGTGATGCACCCCGAGCGGGGCGCGGACACCCCCGCCTATCCCCGCCCGGGCAAGGAGAACGCCAAGGTGCGCCTGGGCGTCATCCCCGTGTCGGGAGGCAACACGGTCTGGGTGAAGTGGGACGCCCAGGCCTACCCGTACCTCGCCACGGTGGTGTGGCCGAAGAAGGGGCCGCTCACGCTGCTCGTGCAGAACCGCACCCAGACGGAGCAGAAGCTGCTCGCGGTGGACCCGGCCAGCGGCGCCACGCGCGAGCTGCTCACGGAGAAGGATGACGCCTGGCTCGAGCTGGATCAGTCGTTCCCGCAGTGGCTCGAGGATGGCTCGGGCTTCCTCTGGTACACGGAGCGCAACGGCGGTCCCGAGGTGGAGCTGCGCGGCGCGGACGGCGCCCTCACGCGCTCGCTCGTGAAGCCGGAGGCGGGCCTGCGCGAGTTCGTGCGCTACCTGGAGAAGGAGGGCGCGCTCTACTTCAACGGCGGGCCCAACCCCTCCGAGAGCTACCTGTGGCGCGTGAAGGACGGCGGGGCCCCGGAGCAGGTGCGTCCGGGCACCACGGGCGAGGCCGTCGAGACCGGCACGGTGTCCAAGTCGGGCGCGCTGCTGCTCTTCACCCACTCGAGCCCCACGTCGATGCCGCGCACCTACGTGGCGCGCGCGGACGGCTCGCGGGTGGGGGAGCTGCCCTCGGTGGCCGTGGAGCCGCCCTTCACGCCGCGCGTGGAGTTCCGCGAGCTGGGCCCGTTGATGTTCCAGTCCTCGCTGGTGCGCCCGCGGGACGCGAAGCCGGGGGAGAAGCTGCCCGTCATCGTCGAGGTGTACGCGGGCCCCACCGTCACCGTCGTCCACAAGAGCATGGCGCCGCACCTGCTGTCGCAGTGGATGGCGGACCAGGGCTATCTCATCGCCCGCTTCGATGGCCGGGGCACGCCGCTCAGGGGCGCGCAGTGGCAGCGCGCGGTGCACCTGGACTTCTCCGGCGTGACGCTGGAGGACCAGGCCAACGCCGTCCACGCGCTCGCCGCCGCGGTACCCGAGGTGGATGAGTCGCGCGTGGGCATCGAGGGCTGGAGCTTCGGTGGCTACATGGCCGCGCTCGCCGCGCTCAATCGCCCGGACGTCTTCAAGGCGGCCGTGTCCGGTGCGCCGGTGGTGGACTGGCTCGACTACGACACCCACTATACCGAGCGCTACCTGGGGCTGCCCCAGCAGCACCCCGAGGCCTACGAGAAGAGCTCGCTGCTCACCTACGCGCGCGACGCGGACAAGCCCATCTCCCCGCTGCTGCTCATCCACGGCACCGCGGATGACAACGTGTACTTCTTCCACACGCTCAAGCTGTCCGACGCGCTCTTCCGCGCGGGCAAGTACCACGAGCTGCTGCCGCTCAGCGGGCTGACGCACATGGTGCCGGATCCGCTCGTCACCCAGCGCCAGTACGAGTGGGTGATGGGCCACTTCAAGCGCCACCTCCAGCGCTAG
- a CDS encoding cold-shock protein, with protein MATGTVKWFNDAKGFGFIVQDSGGEDVFCHHTAINMDGFRTLAEGQKVEFEVSRGPKGLQAQNVRSIA; from the coding sequence ATGGCAACTGGTACCGTGAAGTGGTTCAACGACGCGAAGGGCTTCGGATTCATCGTGCAGGACTCGGGGGGTGAGGACGTGTTCTGCCACCACACCGCGATCAACATGGATGGATTCCGCACCCTCGCCGAGGGGCAGAAGGTGGAGTTCGAGGTGTCCCGCGGCCCCAAGGGCCTGCAGGCCCAGAACGTGCGCTCCATCGCCTGA
- the odhB gene encoding 2-oxoglutarate dehydrogenase complex dihydrolipoyllysine-residue succinyltransferase, with protein sequence MAVELKVPPLGESITEAVVGKWNKKKGESVSVDEPLVVLETDKVTIDVPAPAAGAIATIAFKEGDKVRVGDVLGTIEAGGSASASAPAPQQAAAPAPAPAAAPAPAAADTRITPTARKIVEENNLDVAQLKGSGTGGRIMKEDALGQLSRPAAAPAPAPAAPSGPRPRADREERVKMTPLRRRVAERLLQAQSNAAILTTFNEVDMGEVMDLRKQYNEKFQAKHGVKLGFMSFFVRAAIEALKTFPQVNAEIEGEDVVFKRYYDIGVAVSGSRGLVVPVLRDADTLSLADMEKKIGDFGARAKSDKLTLSELQGGTFTISNGGTFGSMLSTPILNPPQTGILGMHNIVERPVARNGQVVIRPIMYLALSYDHRLIDGREAVQFLVRIKDCIEDPTRLLLEI encoded by the coding sequence ATGGCCGTTGAATTGAAAGTCCCGCCCCTGGGCGAGTCCATCACGGAAGCCGTCGTCGGCAAGTGGAACAAGAAGAAGGGTGAGTCCGTCTCCGTGGACGAGCCCCTCGTCGTCCTGGAGACCGACAAGGTCACCATCGACGTGCCCGCTCCCGCCGCCGGCGCCATCGCCACCATCGCCTTCAAGGAGGGCGACAAGGTGCGCGTGGGTGATGTGCTCGGCACCATCGAGGCCGGTGGCAGCGCCAGCGCCTCGGCTCCCGCGCCGCAGCAGGCCGCCGCGCCTGCTCCCGCTCCCGCCGCCGCGCCCGCTCCCGCCGCCGCGGATACGCGCATCACGCCCACCGCCCGGAAGATCGTCGAGGAGAACAACCTCGACGTCGCCCAGCTCAAGGGCAGCGGCACCGGTGGCCGCATCATGAAGGAGGACGCGCTCGGTCAGCTCAGCCGTCCGGCCGCCGCGCCCGCTCCGGCTCCCGCCGCCCCCTCCGGCCCCCGCCCCCGCGCGGACCGCGAGGAGCGCGTGAAGATGACGCCCCTGCGCCGCCGCGTCGCCGAGCGCCTGCTCCAGGCCCAGTCCAACGCCGCCATCCTCACCACCTTCAACGAGGTGGACATGGGCGAGGTGATGGACCTGCGCAAGCAGTACAACGAGAAGTTCCAGGCCAAGCACGGCGTGAAGCTCGGCTTCATGAGCTTCTTCGTGCGCGCCGCCATCGAGGCGCTCAAGACCTTCCCCCAGGTCAACGCGGAGATCGAAGGCGAGGACGTCGTCTTCAAGCGCTACTACGACATCGGCGTGGCGGTGAGCGGCTCGCGCGGACTCGTGGTGCCCGTGCTGCGCGACGCCGACACCCTGTCGCTCGCGGACATGGAGAAGAAGATCGGTGACTTCGGCGCCCGCGCCAAGAGCGACAAGCTCACCCTGAGCGAGCTGCAGGGCGGCACCTTCACCATCTCCAACGGGGGCACCTTCGGCTCCATGCTCTCCACCCCCATCCTCAACCCGCCCCAGACGGGCATCCTGGGGATGCACAACATCGTGGAGCGCCCCGTGGCCCGCAACGGCCAGGTCGTCATCCGGCCCATCATGTACCTGGCCCTCTCCTACGACCATCGCCTCATCGATGGCCGCGAGGCGGTGCAGTTCCTCGTGCGCATCAAGGACTGCATCGAGGATCCCACTCGGCTCCTGCTGGAAATTTGA
- a CDS encoding 2-oxoglutarate dehydrogenase E1 component, protein MANFQDSYLSGGNIDFIEGLYARYLEDASSVDSSWREVFERTNGAGRPIFNPTPIEPPAPVVPGKGGKAAPASAQALAPQTKPTVAFEQDMKLQARVDQTISAFRLRGHLRANLDPLGRPRPPMEHVADVGMADEKHFTPAELEQMVESFNVFPEARVKLKDLLGRLRRTYTGSIGVEFMQMLDSERRRWLMKRMEFTENRTEFPVEEQRHILEKLSYAEGFENFLHTKYIGAKRFALDGGEALVPMMDALLEVGGGMGLKEVVIGMAHRGRLNVLTNILGKKPDQIFSEFDGPQDPKKHMGRGDVKYHMGFSSDHTTRGGQAIHLSLAFNPSHLEAVNPVVEGRVRAKQDRSGDGSRTRVMPVLIHGDAAFIGQGVVAETLNLARLQGYETGGTVHLVINNQVGFTTDPEESRSSIYSTALAQMLDVPVFHVNGDDPEACVHIGRLTAEYRQTFKSDVVVDLVCYRRYGHNEGDEPSFTQPEMYEIIRKHPTVRTLYAQQLARQGRVSIEEAEALKQRCMQEFDAALTRARAESQFKEPNALDGLWKPYKGGPEAGVPEVRTAVDKETLRGMLARLAHVPEGFNVHRDVERTVIKKRQSMVQTEELQWSEGESLAYATLLSEGFAVRLSGQDVERGTFSHRHAVLHDVQTGKEYVPLNQFPTGKARLAIHNSPLSEMGVLGFEYGYSLDVPDGLTIWEAQFGDFANGAQIIIDQFIAAGESKWRRLSGITLLLPHGYEGQGPEHSSARLERFLSLSAEDNIQVVYPTTPAQIFHLLRRQVLRPLRKPLVVMSPKSMLRLPEATSKLDELATGSFQEVIADKVDPAGVTRLLLCSGKVYYDLVKERDARKDTSIAIVRVEQLYPFPFDELSGLLAKMPKLTELFWVQEEPRNSGAWHFIFPRLHDLVATRGQNPVKLGYIGRAEAASPATGFTQTHKLEQQLIVEEAILRGTKNGR, encoded by the coding sequence ATGGCGAATTTCCAGGACTCGTATCTTTCTGGTGGAAACATCGACTTCATCGAGGGGCTCTACGCGCGCTACCTCGAGGACGCGTCCAGTGTGGACTCGAGCTGGCGCGAGGTGTTCGAGCGCACCAATGGCGCCGGCCGCCCCATCTTCAACCCCACTCCCATCGAGCCCCCCGCTCCCGTGGTGCCCGGCAAGGGAGGCAAGGCGGCCCCCGCCTCCGCCCAGGCGCTCGCCCCGCAGACCAAGCCCACGGTGGCCTTCGAGCAGGACATGAAGCTGCAGGCCCGGGTGGATCAGACCATCTCCGCCTTCCGCCTGCGTGGCCACCTGCGCGCCAACCTGGATCCGCTCGGCCGGCCGCGTCCGCCCATGGAGCACGTGGCCGACGTGGGCATGGCGGACGAGAAGCACTTCACCCCCGCCGAGCTCGAGCAGATGGTGGAGAGCTTCAACGTCTTCCCCGAGGCGCGCGTCAAGCTCAAGGATCTGCTCGGGCGGCTGCGCCGCACGTACACGGGCTCCATCGGCGTGGAGTTCATGCAGATGCTCGACAGCGAGCGGCGCCGCTGGCTGATGAAGCGCATGGAGTTCACCGAGAACCGCACCGAGTTCCCGGTGGAGGAGCAGCGCCACATCCTCGAGAAGCTCTCCTACGCCGAGGGCTTCGAGAACTTCCTGCACACCAAGTACATCGGCGCCAAGCGCTTCGCGCTCGATGGCGGCGAGGCGCTCGTGCCCATGATGGACGCGCTGCTCGAGGTGGGCGGCGGCATGGGCCTCAAGGAAGTCGTCATCGGCATGGCCCACCGCGGCCGCCTCAACGTGCTGACGAACATCCTGGGCAAGAAGCCGGATCAGATCTTCAGCGAGTTCGACGGTCCGCAGGATCCCAAGAAGCACATGGGCCGGGGCGACGTGAAGTACCACATGGGCTTCAGCTCGGACCACACCACGCGCGGCGGCCAGGCCATCCACCTGTCGCTGGCCTTCAACCCCAGCCACCTCGAGGCGGTCAACCCGGTGGTGGAGGGACGCGTGCGCGCCAAGCAGGACCGCAGCGGCGATGGCTCGCGCACCCGGGTGATGCCGGTGCTCATCCACGGCGACGCGGCCTTCATCGGCCAGGGCGTGGTGGCCGAGACGCTCAACCTCGCGCGGCTGCAGGGCTACGAGACGGGCGGCACCGTGCACCTGGTCATCAACAACCAGGTGGGCTTCACCACCGACCCCGAGGAGTCGCGCAGCTCCATCTACTCCACCGCGCTCGCGCAGATGCTCGACGTGCCCGTCTTCCACGTGAACGGGGATGACCCCGAGGCGTGCGTCCACATCGGGCGGCTGACGGCCGAGTACCGGCAGACGTTCAAGAGCGACGTGGTCGTCGACCTCGTGTGCTACCGGCGCTACGGGCACAACGAGGGCGATGAGCCGTCGTTCACCCAGCCGGAGATGTACGAGATCATCCGCAAGCACCCCACGGTGCGCACGCTCTACGCGCAGCAGCTCGCCCGCCAGGGACGCGTGTCCATCGAGGAGGCCGAGGCCCTCAAGCAGCGCTGCATGCAGGAGTTCGACGCGGCGCTCACCCGCGCCCGCGCGGAGAGCCAGTTCAAGGAGCCCAACGCGCTCGACGGCCTGTGGAAGCCCTACAAGGGTGGGCCCGAGGCGGGCGTGCCCGAGGTGCGCACCGCGGTGGACAAGGAGACCCTGCGCGGCATGCTCGCCAGGCTGGCCCACGTCCCCGAGGGCTTCAACGTCCACCGCGACGTGGAGCGCACGGTCATCAAGAAGCGCCAGTCCATGGTGCAGACCGAGGAGTTGCAGTGGAGCGAGGGCGAGTCGCTCGCCTACGCCACCCTGCTCTCCGAGGGCTTCGCGGTCCGGCTGAGCGGACAGGACGTCGAGCGCGGCACCTTCAGCCACCGCCACGCCGTGCTCCACGACGTGCAGACGGGCAAGGAGTACGTGCCGCTCAACCAGTTCCCCACGGGCAAGGCGCGCCTGGCCATCCACAACAGCCCGCTGTCGGAGATGGGCGTGCTGGGCTTCGAGTACGGCTACAGCCTGGACGTGCCGGACGGCCTCACCATCTGGGAGGCCCAGTTCGGTGACTTCGCCAACGGCGCGCAGATCATCATCGACCAGTTCATCGCCGCGGGTGAGAGCAAGTGGCGGCGGCTCAGCGGCATCACGCTGCTCTTGCCCCACGGCTACGAGGGCCAGGGCCCCGAGCACTCCAGCGCCCGGCTCGAGCGCTTCCTGAGCCTGTCGGCCGAGGACAACATCCAGGTCGTCTACCCCACCACGCCCGCGCAGATCTTCCACCTGCTGCGCCGTCAGGTGCTGCGCCCCCTGCGCAAGCCGCTCGTGGTCATGTCGCCCAAGAGCATGCTGCGTCTGCCCGAGGCCACCAGCAAGCTGGACGAGCTCGCCACGGGCTCCTTCCAGGAGGTCATCGCCGACAAGGTGGACCCGGCGGGCGTGACGCGGCTGCTGTTGTGCTCGGGCAAGGTCTACTACGACCTCGTCAAGGAGCGCGACGCGCGCAAGGACACCTCCATCGCCATCGTGCGCGTGGAGCAGCTCTACCCCTTCCCCTTCGACGAACTGTCGGGCCTGCTGGCGAAGATGCCCAAGCTCACCGAGCTGTTCTGGGTCCAGGAGGAGCCGCGCAACTCGGGTGCCTGGCACTTCATCTTCCCCCGCCTGCACGACCTCGTCGCCACCCGGGGACAGAACCCGGTGAAGTTGGGCTACATCGGCCGCGCGGAGGCCGCCAGCCCCGCCACCGGCTTCACCCAGACGCACAAACTGGAGCAGCAGCTCATCGTGGAGGAAGCCATCCTCCGAGGAACCAAGAATGGCCGTTGA
- the fabI gene encoding enoyl-ACP reductase FabI, translated as MLLQGKKLLITGVLTPQSIAYGVAEHALEQGAEIILTGFGRARSLTERSAKRLKEGTEVLELDVSNPEHFPALTEALRQRWGRVDGVLHAIAFAPENALGGNFLNTPWESVQTAFRVSTFSLKELAVAVLPLMPKGGSIVALDFDNRVAWPIYDWMGVCKAGLESAVRYLARDLGPKGIRVNALAAGPLATVAAKGIPGFKSLQQGWGRQAPLGWDARNSHDAVTRTACALLSDWMPSTTGEMIHVDGGYHAIGAPPVDPHEDEKEESGQPG; from the coding sequence ATGTTGCTGCAGGGCAAGAAGCTCCTCATCACCGGAGTTCTCACTCCCCAGTCCATCGCCTACGGGGTTGCCGAGCACGCGCTGGAGCAGGGCGCGGAGATCATCCTCACCGGGTTCGGCCGGGCACGCTCGCTCACCGAGCGCAGCGCCAAACGCCTCAAGGAAGGCACCGAGGTGCTGGAGTTGGACGTGTCCAATCCCGAGCACTTCCCCGCGCTCACCGAGGCACTGCGCCAGCGCTGGGGCCGGGTGGACGGCGTGCTCCACGCCATCGCCTTCGCGCCCGAGAACGCCCTGGGTGGAAACTTCCTCAACACCCCCTGGGAGAGTGTCCAGACCGCGTTCCGCGTCTCGACCTTCTCCCTCAAGGAGCTGGCCGTGGCGGTGCTGCCCCTGATGCCCAAGGGGGGCTCCATCGTCGCGTTGGACTTCGACAACCGGGTGGCCTGGCCCATCTACGACTGGATGGGCGTGTGCAAGGCGGGCCTGGAGTCCGCGGTGCGCTACCTGGCGCGGGACCTGGGGCCCAAAGGTATCCGGGTCAACGCTCTGGCGGCCGGGCCGCTGGCCACGGTGGCGGCCAAGGGCATTCCCGGGTTCAAATCCCTCCAGCAGGGGTGGGGGCGGCAGGCTCCTCTGGGGTGGGATGCGCGCAACAGCCATGATGCGGTGACGCGGACCGCGTGCGCGCTCCTATCCGATTGGATGCCCTCCACCACGGGGGAGATGATTCATGTGGACGGCGGCTATCATGCGATCGGTGCTCCGCCCGTGGACCCCCATGAAGATGAAAAGGAGGAGAGCGGCCAGCCGGGTTGA
- a CDS encoding response regulator translates to MSANILLVDDSPTVRNILKIYLMNLKMGFVEAEDATRALQLLRLVPVKLVIADINMPGMDGITFVKQVRASPLSQVRDVPVILLTGERGGDLRQRGVEAGANAFINKPVSHHDLTETVRKFLTQN, encoded by the coding sequence TTGAGCGCCAACATCCTCCTCGTGGATGACAGCCCGACCGTTCGCAACATCCTCAAGATCTACCTCATGAATTTGAAGATGGGGTTCGTCGAAGCGGAAGACGCGACACGGGCGTTGCAGCTCCTCCGGCTGGTGCCGGTCAAGCTCGTCATCGCCGATATCAATATGCCTGGTATGGACGGCATCACCTTCGTGAAGCAGGTCCGAGCGAGCCCGTTGTCACAGGTTCGCGATGTGCCCGTCATCCTGCTCACGGGCGAGCGCGGCGGCGACCTGCGTCAGCGCGGGGTCGAGGCCGGAGCCAATGCCTTCATCAACAAGCCGGTTTCCCATCACGACCTGACGGAAACCGTGCGTAAATTCCTCACCCAGAATTGA
- a CDS encoding response regulator → MSLPSLLLVDDSDAILALERAILSGHYALNTASNGREALEKVARVQPAAILLDLSMPEMDGDEVLKRVKADPITADIPVIIISSETSRAEACLALGAELFLSKPFRADELLSAVENALENARRRARAGSLALLRLAVGGLEFAIPLEGVRQVILQPSTRPLPLGPGYISEFFELRGQPVCVLDLARRLEVEHREPVEERKLVILELGGVQLALSVDAVQDPEEYSATDIERRERVGGVGHGELRDALMGMLRSGDRSVPIFDPKAFATQELLREAVDVLRPARSA, encoded by the coding sequence GTGAGCCTTCCGTCCCTGCTCCTTGTCGATGACAGTGATGCCATCCTCGCGCTCGAGCGCGCCATCCTCTCCGGCCATTACGCGCTGAACACGGCGAGCAATGGCCGGGAGGCCCTGGAGAAGGTGGCCCGGGTCCAGCCGGCCGCCATCCTGCTGGACTTGTCCATGCCGGAGATGGACGGGGACGAGGTGCTCAAGCGGGTGAAGGCGGATCCCATCACCGCCGACATCCCCGTCATCATCATCTCCTCGGAGACGAGCCGGGCGGAGGCGTGTCTGGCGCTGGGCGCGGAGCTGTTCCTGTCCAAGCCCTTCCGGGCCGACGAGCTCTTGAGCGCGGTGGAGAACGCGCTGGAGAACGCGCGGCGCCGGGCGCGCGCGGGTTCGCTGGCCCTGTTGCGGCTGGCGGTGGGCGGCCTGGAGTTCGCCATCCCCCTGGAGGGCGTGCGTCAGGTCATCCTCCAGCCCAGCACGCGTCCCCTGCCACTGGGGCCGGGCTACATCTCCGAGTTCTTCGAGCTGCGGGGCCAGCCGGTGTGCGTGCTGGACCTGGCGCGCCGGCTCGAGGTCGAGCACCGCGAGCCCGTCGAGGAGCGCAAGCTGGTCATCCTGGAGCTCGGCGGGGTGCAGCTCGCGCTGAGCGTGGACGCGGTGCAGGACCCCGAGGAGTACTCGGCCACGGACATCGAGCGGCGCGAGCGCGTGGGCGGTGTCGGTCACGGAGAGCTGCGCGATGCCCTCATGGGCATGCTGCGCAGCGGAGACCGCTCGGTTCCCATCTTCGATCCCAAGGCGTTCGCCACGCAGGAACTCTTGCGCGAGGCGGTGGACGTGCTCCGTCCGGCGCGTAGCGCATGA
- a CDS encoding CheR family methyltransferase, giving the protein MSGGVGVDSQLVFERAREFVASCTGFRDTAISPAAVDRVVRMELARGRSPSELLAEMHRPGSALERALLDAVLVGETYFFRHPEQFRFLATEAVSAAMRRGTMTMRAWSAGCASGEESYSIAACLLNMVTPGVQVEVLGTDLHEGRLAFARRGVYGNWSRRESGPLLYPVYQETADGRVSVIDSVRAVTHFVQANLLEPLAEKHGQFDVIFCRNVLTYFSPDAVQQAVRHLARVLVPGGYLLLGTVEMDNAPAGLVRVGPPELQAFRRLTPQELAPPPKPPPPEPPKVALRVPPPAPAPAPPPPTAVSLHTEALQRIEGGDESGAASTLEALLQQFRDYLPGMLELALLRERAGAREAAFALMHNVRDCASRLPPDQVIEGPEPLPARFYRASADAFLTLGSIE; this is encoded by the coding sequence ATGAGTGGGGGTGTGGGGGTGGATTCTCAACTGGTGTTCGAGCGGGCGCGCGAGTTCGTCGCGTCGTGCACGGGCTTCCGGGACACGGCGATCTCACCCGCGGCGGTGGATCGCGTCGTGCGCATGGAACTGGCGCGGGGCCGTTCGCCCTCGGAGCTGCTGGCGGAGATGCACCGTCCGGGCTCCGCTCTGGAGCGGGCGCTGCTGGACGCGGTGTTGGTGGGAGAGACGTATTTCTTCCGCCACCCGGAGCAGTTCCGCTTCCTGGCGACCGAGGCGGTGTCCGCGGCGATGCGCCGGGGAACCATGACGATGCGGGCCTGGAGCGCCGGATGCGCCTCGGGCGAGGAATCCTATTCGATCGCCGCGTGTCTCTTGAACATGGTGACGCCGGGCGTGCAGGTCGAGGTGCTTGGCACGGATCTGCACGAGGGACGTCTGGCGTTCGCCCGCCGGGGCGTGTACGGCAACTGGTCTCGCCGCGAGTCGGGTCCGCTGCTGTATCCCGTCTATCAGGAGACGGCGGATGGCCGGGTGAGCGTCATCGACTCCGTGCGCGCCGTCACCCACTTCGTCCAGGCGAATCTGTTGGAGCCCCTGGCCGAGAAGCACGGCCAGTTCGACGTCATCTTCTGCCGCAACGTGCTCACGTACTTCTCGCCCGATGCGGTGCAGCAGGCCGTGCGTCATCTGGCGCGGGTGCTCGTGCCGGGCGGCTACCTGCTGCTGGGCACGGTGGAGATGGACAACGCGCCCGCGGGGCTGGTGCGGGTGGGGCCTCCGGAACTGCAGGCCTTCCGCCGTCTGACGCCCCAGGAGCTGGCGCCCCCGCCCAAGCCTCCGCCCCCCGAGCCTCCCAAGGTCGCCCTTCGCGTGCCGCCGCCCGCGCCGGCTCCCGCGCCGCCTCCTCCCACGGCCGTGAGCCTGCACACCGAGGCGCTGCAGCGCATCGAGGGGGGCGACGAGTCCGGCGCGGCCAGCACCCTGGAGGCCCTGCTGCAACAGTTCCGGGACTATCTGCCGGGCATGCTGGAGTTGGCTCTGCTGCGTGAGCGGGCCGGGGCGCGAGAGGCGGCCTTCGCGCTCATGCACAACGTGCGCGATTGCGCCTCCCGCCTCCCTCCGGATCAGGTCATCGAGGGACCTGAGCCGCTGCCTGCCCGCTTCTACAGGGCGTCCGCCGACGCCTTCCTCACGTTGGGATCCATCGAATGA
- a CDS encoding chemotaxis protein CheW, whose amino-acid sequence MTSIPRGPEEVQDQEVRTLLDERANRLRGRSDNTTDESVVMVAEFPLGEERYAIPLDSLRAALPLRLVTPVPLSQPHVIGVLRYQGQVLAALSLAALLGGHGWRQDPAVLLVVERGDGDLCALDCEAIPRPLSIPTTAVETARAQSEGPVTQVLMSASRQIIHLIDLPRLFASTSGTRNVG is encoded by the coding sequence ATGACATCCATTCCCCGAGGCCCCGAGGAGGTTCAGGACCAGGAGGTCCGAACCCTCCTGGACGAGCGCGCGAACCGTCTGCGCGGACGCTCCGACAACACCACCGACGAGTCCGTGGTCATGGTGGCGGAGTTCCCCCTGGGCGAGGAGCGCTACGCGATCCCCCTGGACTCGCTGCGCGCGGCGCTGCCCCTGCGCCTGGTGACGCCGGTGCCCCTGTCCCAGCCGCACGTCATCGGCGTGCTGCGCTATCAGGGCCAGGTGCTCGCCGCGCTCAGTCTCGCCGCGCTCCTGGGCGGTCATGGCTGGCGCCAGGATCCCGCCGTGTTGCTCGTGGTGGAGCGTGGGGACGGGGACCTGTGCGCCCTGGACTGCGAGGCCATTCCCCGCCCGCTGAGCATTCCCACCACGGCGGTGGAGACGGCGCGCGCGCAATCCGAGGGCCCGGTGACGCAGGTGCTCATGAGCGCCTCGCGCCAAATCATCCACCTCATCGATCTGCCGCGTCTGTTCGCGAGCACTTCCGGGACACGCAATGTCGGTTGA